Genomic window (Bradyrhizobium sp. 186):
ACACCGACAGGCGCAAATCCTGCTCCTGATGCTGCTGCGTCTCCGTCATCCGCGGCTGCGACAGCGCCTCCTGCACGCGGCGCGAGGCCGCCGGCGGCTTCTTCTTGGCGCCATCCGGCAGCGGCACCGAGTCGAGCATGTGCTTCCATTCTTCCGACGCACGGAAGAACAGGTTGAAGGCCTGGCGGAAGATCAGCGCATGCTCATGGCGCTTGACGAAGATCGCCTCCAGCGTGGTGAACACATCGGCGCGGCTGCCGATGTCGATCACCTGGAGCGCGTTCACGCCATCGATGACGGCACCCGGTCCCACCGGAAGGCCGGCGGCACGCAGCGCGCGGGCAAAGCCGACGATATTGTCGGCGAACTGCTCGGTCAGCTCAGGCGCAAGGTGGTTGATGGCCATCGTTCAGCACCCTCACTCGTCATTCCGGGGCGCCGCGCAAGCGGCGAGCCCGGAATCTATTTATCCGCAGTCCTCGCGGGCCGATGGATTCCGGGCTCGCGCTAACGCGCGCCCCGGAATGACCAGCTCAATTGCGGCACGAGATTCCGGGTTCGCGCTACGCGCGCCCCGGAATGACAGCTAATCGCTCGTCGCGTCCTTCAGCACCTTCTGCAGGGTGTCGCCCTGCATCCGCGTGATGTCATCCTGGTACTTGAGCAGCGCGCCCAGCGTGTCGCCGACCACTTGCGGGGTCAGCGAGCGGGCATCGAGCTCGGACAAAGCGGTCGCCCAGTCGATGGTCTCGGCGACGCCCGGCGACTTGTAGAAATCCTGGTTGCGCAGCGCCTGCACGAAGCGCACCACTTGCTGCGACAGCTTCGCAGAGATGCCGGGCACGCGCGTCTTGACGATGGCGAGCTCGCGGTCGGCGGCGGGATAGTCGACCCAGTGATAGAGACAGCGCCGCTTCAGCGCGTCGTGGATCTCGCGGGTGCGGTTGGAGGTGATGATGACGATCGGCGGGTGCGGCGCCTTCACGGTGCCGAATTCGGGGATCGTCACCTGGAAGTCGCTGAGGATTTCGAGGAGGTATGCCTCGAACGCCTCGTCGGCACGGTCGAGCTCGTCGATCAGCAGCACCGGCGGGCCCGCGACATCAGGCTCCAGCGCCTGGAGCAGCGGCCGCTTGATCATATAGCGGTCGGCGAAGATGTCGGACGACAATTGATCGCGATCGGTGTCGCCGGCGGCTTCGGCCATCCTGATCGCGATCATCTGCGCGGCGCTATTCCACTCGTAGACCGCGGAGGAGACGTCGAGGCCCTCATAGCATTGCAGGCGGATCAGCTTCCGTCCCAGCGCCGCCGACAGCACCTTTGCGATCTCGGTCTTGCCGACGCCAGCCTCGCCTTCGAGAAACAGCGGCCGGCCCATGCGCAGCGAGAGATACGTCACCGTCGCGAGCGCCCGCTCCGCGAGGTAACCGCGCGACGTCAAAAGTTCGAGCATCGCATCGACCGATGCCGGCAGGGCCGCTGAAGTCATGAAAGGCCAGTCTCGCTTATGCCCTCACCGGGGCAAGTATTGGGCCGGATTGATCCGGCCCGCTCATTCCTTGGCGTTGGCAGCGTCGACGGCACGCCGCGTCAGCACCCCGATGAGGTGCGCGCGGTATTCGGCACTGCCGTGGATGTCGCTGTTGAGGCCTTCCGCCGGCACCTCGATGCCGTCCAGAGCCTTCGCGGAGAAGCGCTTCTTCAGAGCCTCCTCGAACGCGGTGACTCGGAACACGCCTTCAGAACCGGCACCGGTGACGGTAACGCGGACGTCCGACGGACGCCGCGCCACGAACACGCCCACCAACGCATAGCGCGAGGCCTGGTTGCGGAATTTGATGTAGGCCGCCTTCTTCGCCAGCGGGAACATCACTTTTGTGATGATCTCGTCGGCTTCCAGCGCGGTCGAGAACAGGCCCTGGAAATACTCTTCGGCCTTGAGGCGGCGCTTGTTGGTGACAATCGTCGCACCGAGCGCGAGCACAGCCGCCGGATAATCCGCGGTCGGGTCGTTGTTGGCGAGCGAGCCGCCGATGGTGCCCTTGTGACGCACGGCGGGATCGCCGATCTGGCTGGCAAGATTGGCAAGCGCCGGGATCGCCTCACCGACGATGGCAGAGCTCGCGACCTCGGCATGCCTGGCGGTGGCGCCGATCACGAGTGAACGGCCCTTCATCTCGATCGTGTCGAGCCCCTCGATGTGGGAGAGGTCGACCAGATGCGGCGGGCTTGCGAGCCGCTGCTTCATGACGGGAATGAGCGTATGGCCGCCGGCGATCAACTTGGCGTCTTCGTTCTTCACCAGGAGATTGGCCGCCTGCCGCACGGTCCCGGGGCGATGATACTTGAATTCGTACATGAGGGTGTCCTGATCGCGGGATGCGCGCGCGTGTCGGGTTAGGCGAGATCGGATTTCGCCATCGCCTTCGCGCCGGCGGCGATTGAGGCGACGATGTTCTGGTAGCCGGTGCAGCGACAGAGATTGCCTTCCAGTTCCTCGCGGATGGTGTGGTCGTCGAGCTCGTGGCCCTTGCGGTGCACGATGTCGATCGCGGTCATGATCATGCCCGGCGTGCAGAAGCCGCACTGGAGGCCGTGGTGCTCGCGGAAAGCCTCCTGCATCGGATGCAGCGGCGCGCCGTCGGCCGCCAGCCCCTCGATGGTCTTGACCTCGTGACCGTCGGCCATCACCGCGAGCGTGGTGCAGGATTTCACGGCCTTGCCGTCGAGAAGCACGACACAGGCGCCGCACTGCGAGGTGTCGCAGCCGACATGGGTGCCCGTCAGCCGCAGATTCTCGCGCAGGAACTGCACCAGCAGGGTGCGCGGGTCGACGTTACCGGTAACAGGATTGCCGTTCACGATGAGGGAGATTTTTGCCATAAGCACTCTCTATCAGCGCCCCGACGGGTCCCGTCGAAGCGGTTCTTATAATTATTCCAACCCATCATATGGGCCAATATGGCCGGGGGCAACATCGCCCGGCACGCAAGGCGCCATGATAAAACGCGCAATGCTAAAGGTGTTGGGCCTTTAGCCCTGTACCGCCTTGGCGAAGTTCGCGAAAAATTCATCGGCCAGTTTCTTGGCGGCACCGTTGATCAGGCGCTGGCCGAGCTGCGCCAACTTGCCGCCGATCTGCGCCTCGACGTCGTAGGCGAGCAGCGTGCCACCGTCCTTCTCGGCGAGCTTCACGACCGCGCCGCCCTTGGCGAAGCCGGCCACCCCACCCTCGCCCTCGCCGGAGATCTTGTAGCCGTTCGGCGGGTCGAGATCGCTGAGCGTGACCTTGCCCTTGAAGCGCGCCGACACCGGGCCGACCTTCATTTTCGCCACCGCGCGAAACCCGCCGTCGTCGGTCTTCTCCAGCTCCTCGCAGCCGGGAATGCAGGCTTTCAGCACCTCGGGATTGTTGAGCTTCTCCCAAACGGCCTCGCGCGGCGCCGCAAGCTGGACTTCGCCGTTCATAGTCATGGCCATGGGTGCCTCCCGGGGATCGCGCAAATGTAACGCTGCTCAAGTAACGCACGGGCGCCGCAAAGGAAAGGGCAACACCCGGTCACGTGCAATGCATATTCGCAACTGCAAAAAGCTTGCGCGAGCGGTTTGGGATTGGCACAGCCGGGCCATGGTGGTTAGGTCCGGCACAATATGAGCACATCCCTCTCCCCCCTGCTCGCGCCGATGCTGTCGAGTGCGGCCATGCGCGCGGTCTGCGACGACCGGTCTACCCTGCAGAACATGCTCGATTTCGAGGCAGGCCTGGCACGGGCCGAGGCCGCGACCGGCGTGATTCCCGCCGCCGCCGTAGGCCCGATCGAAGCCGCCTGCAAGGCTGATACCTTTGACATGGCCGCCCTCGCCGAAGCCGCGACCAGGTCGGGCAATCTGGCGATCCCTCTGGTCAAGATGCTGACCGCCAATGTCGCCAAGGCAGATGCGGATGCTGCGCGCTACGTGCATTGGGGCGCGACCAGCCAGGACGTCATCGACACCGCCACCATGCTCACGCTGCGCGCCGGGATAGATGCGCTGGACGCCGACCTCAGCCGCGCTATCAAGGGTTTTGCCGCGCTGGCGCGGACGCATCGCAACACCGCGATGGTGGCGCGGACCTGGCTTCAGCACGCGCTGCCGATGCCGTTCGGCCTGAAGGCCGCCGAATACGCCGCGAGCCTCGCCCGCGCGCGCTGCCGTTTGCGCCGGGTGCGCCGCGAAGGCCTCGCGCTGCAATTCGGCGGCGCCGCCGGCACGCTCGCAGCGCTCGGCGACAACGGGCTTGCCGTTGCCGAACGGCTGGCACAGGAGCTGAATCTTCCGCTGCCCGAGGCGCCCTGGCACACCCACCGCGACCGGATCGCTGAGGCCGCATCGTGCTTCGCGATTCTCGCCGGAAGCTGCGGCAAGATCGCGCGCGACGTCTCGCTGATGATGCAGACCGATGTCGCCGAAGCCTTTGAGCCCGCCGGCGAAGGCCGCGGCGGATCCTCGACCATGCCGCACAAGCGCAACCCGGTCGCCGCCGCAAGCGCGCTCGGTGCCGCGATCATGGCCCCGCAGCTCGCCGCGACGATTTTTGCAGCGCAGGTGCAGGACCACGAGCGCAGCGCCGGTCCGTGGCATGCGGAGTGGCCGACGCTGCCGCAACTGATGCTGGTGACTTCGGGCGCGCTCGCCGCCATCGTCGACATTGCCGAGGGCCTCGACGTCGATGCCGCGCGTATGCGCAGCAATCTCGAGGCGACGCACGGCCTGATCATGGCGGAAGCGGTGTCGATGGCGCTGGCGGTGAAAGTCGGCAAGAGCGACGCGCACCATCTCATTGAAGCTGCAAGCAAGCGTGCAGTCGCCGAGAAGAAGCATCTGCGCGAGGTGCTCACAGCCGATTCGCAGGTCACCGCGCATCTCGCGCCGGAAAAAATTGCAGCACTGTTCGAGCCGATGGCCTATCAAGGCGCTTCGCAGGCCCTGATCGACCGCCTGCTCGACAGCCTCGAGCGCGAATAAAGCAGCCCTGAGCGCAAATAAAACGGAGACGCCGCATGCCCATGATCGATGCCGACGGTTGCCTGATCAACGTCTCCGTCGAGGGCCGCGACGGCGGGCCGACCTTGATGCTCTCCAACTCGCTCGGCTGCACGCTTCAGATGTGGGAGCCGCAGATGAAGGCGCTGACGCAGGTGTTCCGCGTCATCCGCTACGACCGCCGCGGCCACGGCAAGTCGAACGTGCCGCCCGGCCCCTATTCGATGGAGCGTTTCGGCCGCGACGTGCTCGCGATCCTCGACGATCTCAACATCGAGAAGGTGCATTGGTGCGGCCTGTCGATGGGCGGCATGGTCGGGCAATGGCTTGGCGCCAATGCGCCGGAGCGGTTCGGCAAGCTCATCCTCGCCAATACCTCATGCTATTATGCCGAGCCGACCAAATGGCTGGAACGCATTCAGGCGGTGAAGGAAGGCGGCATCGCCGCGGTGGCCGATGCCGTGATCGGCGGCTGGCTGACGGCCGATTTTCGCGAGCGCGAGCCGCAGATCACCGCCAAGATGAAATCGATGCTGCTGGCCTCGCCCGTCGAAGGCTATCTCGCCTGTTGCGAAGCGCTGTCGACGCTCGACCAGCGCGAGCTGCTGCCGAAGATCAAGAGCCCGACGCTGGTGATCGCCGGTCGCCACGACATGGCGACGCCGATCTCGGCGGGCGAATTGATCCGCTCGAACATTCCCGGCGCGAGCATGACCATCATCGACGCCGCCCATATTTCGAACGTCGAGCAGCCGCACGCCTTCACCGACGCGGTGGTCGGCTTCCTGACGCAACGCTGATCTCAAAGCTCGTCATTGCGAGAGGAGGATAGAATGGACGACCAGAAGCGCCGCGATGCCGGCATGAATGTGCGGCGAAAAGTGCTGGGCAATGCCTGGGTCGACAAGTCGATCGCCAATCGCAACGCCTTCAACACCGACTTCCAGGACATGATCACGCGCTACGCGTGGGGCGAGATCTGGACCCGGCCGCATTTCGACGAGCGCACCCGGCGGGTGCTGGTGATCGGCACCATGGTCGCGCTTGGCCAATGGGACGAATTCCGCCTCCACGTACGCGCGGCGCTCGCGGAAGGTGGCTTCACCCCCGATGACATCAGGGAGATCCTGCTCCAGCAGGCGATTTATTGCGGCGTGCCGGCGGCGAACCACGCCGTCAAGGAAGCCTCAGCGATTGTGCAGGAGCTCGGCCTGCTCAAGGGCTAGCGGCGCGGTGACCTCGGCGGTCTTCTGCGCCGCCTCCGGCCGTTCGATCACGATCACGATCGCAGCGCCGAGCAGCAGCAGGAGTTCGGTGGCATGCAGCCGCAGCGCAGCCATCTCGCCGACCTTCGAAGCCATCAGCATGCTCGCAAACGAGATCAGGCTGCCGATCGCAAGCGCGATGCCGAGCGCCTCGTCGCTGCCGCCGCTCTTGCGGACACGGGGAAAGCAGAGAAGCGCGAGATGGATCGCGAAGAACGCCACGACCGTCAGCCGTCCCAGCGCAAGCAGCCAGGCCGCGCGCACCGTGCTCATCCCCGCCATCTGGAGATGGTCGCTGAGGAACAGCGCCACTGCCACCGTGGGCCGCTCGTAGAGGCCGTGTACCGGCGCCACCATGATGTTGAAGGCGACGAGGGTCCAGGCCGGGATGAAATAGGCCGCCAGCAACGCGCCATTGACCGAGCCGATCCGCCAGTTCCTAAACATGCCGCTTCCCGCTTCGTTTGCCACGCCTCCGACGGAAGGCAGCGGCTTTGCGGGGAGCTAACTCGCATCAGACTGTGGCGGCAATTTAAACCCTTTGTTTACCTTAACCGCCCTGTTGGGCGACGCGGCCAGAGAAAAAGGCCCCGCCTCGCGGCGGGGCCTTCCTTCACTCTGCGCTCTCAAATCTACTTGTTGTCCTGACCGTGCTGACCGCCCTGCTGCTGACCAGGCTTGTCACCCTGGCGCTGCGGATCTTGCTGCTGCTGTCCGGGTTTCTGGCCGCCGCCCTGCTGCTGACCGGGGCGCTGGCCGGGGTTCTGAGTCTGCTGGCCCGGATTCTGGTCTTGCTGCTTCGACATTTGGGAAATCTCCCTTGTTTGTTGGACGTCAGAGGCGGACAACGGCCGACATCCCGCTTTGGTTGCCTGCGGAACCCGGTTCCTTGCAGATCGGGGAACCGGAACACGAAATGACCTCTGTACAAGCCTTTATGCCCAGGCAGGGCCAGTTGCGGCCGCCAGTTCCCTCCTGTTACAAAACCAGGAGAACGCTCAAGGGCTGCCGGGGCCCAAGAACTCTCTGAAAGAGCTCCCTTTGAGCCGCGTCAGATTTGGGTACGGCAGCCTATGGATTATTTCGCCCAGCAGCTCATTAACGGCCTCGTGCTCGGCTCGATCTACGGCCTGATCGCGATCGGCTACACGATGGTCTACGGCATCGTCGGCATGATCAATTTCGCCCATGGCGACGTCTTCATGATCGGCGGCTTCATCGCCCTCATCACCTTTCTGATCCTGGTCTCGCTCGGCCTGACCGCGATCCCGGTGATCCTGCTCCTGGTGCTGCTGGTCTCGATGGCGATCACCGCGCTCTATGGCTGGACCATCGAGCGCATCGCCTACCGGCCGCTGCGCCACTCCTTCCGCCTCGCCCCCATGCTGTCGGCGATCGGCATGTCGTTCGTGCTGACCAACTACTCGCAGGTGGCGCAAGGCGCGCGCGTCAAGCCGATCCCGCCCTTCATCACCGGCGGCTATACGCTGCATGAGAGCCAGGACGGCTTCGTGATCCAGCTCTCCAACATCCAGATCATGGTGGTCGTCACCACCATCGTGCTGCTGGCGATCTTCACCTGGCTGGTCTCGCGCACCCGGCTCGGGCGCGACATGCGCGCCTGCGAGCAAGACCAGACCATGGCGGCACTGCTCGGCGTCAACGTCGACCGCACCATCTCCATGACTTTCGTGATCGGTGCCGCACTCGCGGCCGTCGCAGGCCTGATGTATCTGCTCTATTACGGCCTGGTCGACTTCTTCATGGGCTTCGTCGCCGGCATCAAGGCCTTCACCGCGGCCGTGCTCGGCGGCATCGGCTCGCTGCCGGGCGCCATGCTCGGCGGTCTCGCGATCGGCCTGATCGAGACGTTCTGGTCGGCCTATTTCTCTGTCGAGTACAAGGACGTCGCGGCGTTCTCGATCCTGATCGTCGTGCTGATCTTCATGCCGACCGGCCTGCTCGGCCGTCCCGAAGTCGAAAAAGTCTGACGGACCGCCGCGTGACACCGATTCCGCACGAGACCACGCACACCAGTCGCACCGCCGGCCTCCCCGCCCTTCTGAAGACAGCCCTCGTCAACGCACTGATCGCGCTGGTGCTGTTCTCACTGATGGTCGGCGTCCGCACCGAGGCGGGCTCGAGCGGCCAGCTCACCTATTGGACGCGCTTCGGCGAAGTCGCAGCCCTCGTCGCCGCCGTGTTCAGCGGCTCGATCGTGATCGAATTGCTGCGGCAATGGATCGGTTCGACCGGCGCCGAGAAGCTGGTGCCGTCGGCCGTGCAGCACGGGATGTCGTTCGTCGGCCGCTACCTCGCTCCGGCGCTCCTGTTCTTCACCCTGCTGGTGCCGGTGATCTTCTATGACCAGCGCTACATCCTCGACCTCGGGATCCTCGTGCTCACCTATGTGATGCTGGGCTGGGGCCTGAACGTGGTGGTCGGGCTCGCCGGCCTGCTCGATCTCGGCTACGTCGCCTTCTATGCGGTGGGGGCCTATTCCTACGCGCTGCTTGCGACCAATTTCGGCTGGTCGTTCTGGATCTGCCTGCCGCTCGCGGGCATCCTCGCCGCCTTCTGGGGCGTGCTGCTCGGCTTCCCCGTGCTGCGCCTGCGCGGCGACTATCTCGCCATCGTGACGCTCGCCTTCGGCGAGATCATCCGCCTCGTCATCATCAACTGGCAGAGCCTGACCGGCGGCCCCAACGGCGTCTCCGGCATTCCCCGCCCCACCTTCTTCGGCATTCCGCTCGACAACAGCGACGATGGGCTCGCCGCCAAGCTCGGCATCGAGTACTCGCCGACCCATCGCATCGTTTTCCTGTTTTATCTGATCCTGGCGCTCGCACTCCTCACCAACTGGGTGACGATCCGCCTGCGCCGCCTGCCGATCGGGCGCGCCTGGGAGGCGCTGCGCGAGGACGAGGTTGCCTGCCGCGCCCTCGGCATCAACACCACGACGACCAAGCTCACGGCGTTCGCGACGGGCGCCATGTTCGGCGGCTTTGCCGGCGCATTCTTCGCCACCCGGCAGGGCTTCATCAGCCCGGAATCCTTCACCTT
Coding sequences:
- a CDS encoding branched-chain amino acid ABC transporter permease LivH (LivHMGF is the membrane component of the LIV-I/LS branched-chain amino acid transporter), whose amino-acid sequence is MDYFAQQLINGLVLGSIYGLIAIGYTMVYGIVGMINFAHGDVFMIGGFIALITFLILVSLGLTAIPVILLLVLLVSMAITALYGWTIERIAYRPLRHSFRLAPMLSAIGMSFVLTNYSQVAQGARVKPIPPFITGGYTLHESQDGFVIQLSNIQIMVVVTTIVLLAIFTWLVSRTRLGRDMRACEQDQTMAALLGVNVDRTISMTFVIGAALAAVAGLMYLLYYGLVDFFMGFVAGIKAFTAAVLGGIGSLPGAMLGGLAIGLIETFWSAYFSVEYKDVAAFSILIVVLIFMPTGLLGRPEVEKV
- a CDS encoding (2Fe-2S)-binding protein, whose translation is MAKISLIVNGNPVTGNVDPRTLLVQFLRENLRLTGTHVGCDTSQCGACVVLLDGKAVKSCTTLAVMADGHEVKTIEGLAADGAPLHPMQEAFREHHGLQCGFCTPGMIMTAIDIVHRKGHELDDHTIREELEGNLCRCTGYQNIVASIAAGAKAMAKSDLA
- a CDS encoding carbon monoxide dehydrogenase subunit G encodes the protein MAMTMNGEVQLAAPREAVWEKLNNPEVLKACIPGCEELEKTDDGGFRAVAKMKVGPVSARFKGKVTLSDLDPPNGYKISGEGEGGVAGFAKGGAVVKLAEKDGGTLLAYDVEAQIGGKLAQLGQRLINGAAKKLADEFFANFAKAVQG
- a CDS encoding carboxymuconolactone decarboxylase family protein, coding for MDDQKRRDAGMNVRRKVLGNAWVDKSIANRNAFNTDFQDMITRYAWGEIWTRPHFDERTRRVLVIGTMVALGQWDEFRLHVRAALAEGGFTPDDIREILLQQAIYCGVPAANHAVKEASAIVQELGLLKG
- a CDS encoding 3-carboxy-cis,cis-muconate cycloisomerase, with the translated sequence MSTSLSPLLAPMLSSAAMRAVCDDRSTLQNMLDFEAGLARAEAATGVIPAAAVGPIEAACKADTFDMAALAEAATRSGNLAIPLVKMLTANVAKADADAARYVHWGATSQDVIDTATMLTLRAGIDALDADLSRAIKGFAALARTHRNTAMVARTWLQHALPMPFGLKAAEYAASLARARCRLRRVRREGLALQFGGAAGTLAALGDNGLAVAERLAQELNLPLPEAPWHTHRDRIAEAASCFAILAGSCGKIARDVSLMMQTDVAEAFEPAGEGRGGSSTMPHKRNPVAAASALGAAIMAPQLAATIFAAQVQDHERSAGPWHAEWPTLPQLMLVTSGALAAIVDIAEGLDVDAARMRSNLEATHGLIMAEAVSMALAVKVGKSDAHHLIEAASKRAVAEKKHLREVLTADSQVTAHLAPEKIAALFEPMAYQGASQALIDRLLDSLERE
- a CDS encoding MoxR family ATPase → MTSAALPASVDAMLELLTSRGYLAERALATVTYLSLRMGRPLFLEGEAGVGKTEIAKVLSAALGRKLIRLQCYEGLDVSSAVYEWNSAAQMIAIRMAEAAGDTDRDQLSSDIFADRYMIKRPLLQALEPDVAGPPVLLIDELDRADEAFEAYLLEILSDFQVTIPEFGTVKAPHPPIVIITSNRTREIHDALKRRCLYHWVDYPAADRELAIVKTRVPGISAKLSQQVVRFVQALRNQDFYKSPGVAETIDWATALSELDARSLTPQVVGDTLGALLKYQDDITRMQGDTLQKVLKDATSD
- the livM gene encoding high-affinity branched-chain amino acid ABC transporter permease LivM, translating into MPHETTHTSRTAGLPALLKTALVNALIALVLFSLMVGVRTEAGSSGQLTYWTRFGEVAALVAAVFSGSIVIELLRQWIGSTGAEKLVPSAVQHGMSFVGRYLAPALLFFTLLVPVIFYDQRYILDLGILVLTYVMLGWGLNVVVGLAGLLDLGYVAFYAVGAYSYALLATNFGWSFWICLPLAGILAAFWGVLLGFPVLRLRGDYLAIVTLAFGEIIRLVIINWQSLTGGPNGVSGIPRPTFFGIPLDNSDDGLAAKLGIEYSPTHRIVFLFYLILALALLTNWVTIRLRRLPIGRAWEALREDEVACRALGINTTTTKLTAFATGAMFGGFAGAFFATRQGFISPESFTFQESALVLAIVVLGGMGSQLGVALAALAMIGGFELFRGLETYRMLVFGMAMVLIMIWRPRGLIGHRAPTVYLTKAQAISSDLVKEGHG
- the pcaD gene encoding 3-oxoadipate enol-lactonase, producing MPMIDADGCLINVSVEGRDGGPTLMLSNSLGCTLQMWEPQMKALTQVFRVIRYDRRGHGKSNVPPGPYSMERFGRDVLAILDDLNIEKVHWCGLSMGGMVGQWLGANAPERFGKLILANTSCYYAEPTKWLERIQAVKEGGIAAVADAVIGGWLTADFREREPQITAKMKSMLLASPVEGYLACCEALSTLDQRELLPKIKSPTLVIAGRHDMATPISAGELIRSNIPGASMTIIDAAHISNVEQPHAFTDAVVGFLTQR
- a CDS encoding xanthine dehydrogenase family protein subunit M — its product is MYEFKYHRPGTVRQAANLLVKNEDAKLIAGGHTLIPVMKQRLASPPHLVDLSHIEGLDTIEMKGRSLVIGATARHAEVASSAIVGEAIPALANLASQIGDPAVRHKGTIGGSLANNDPTADYPAAVLALGATIVTNKRRLKAEEYFQGLFSTALEADEIITKVMFPLAKKAAYIKFRNQASRYALVGVFVARRPSDVRVTVTGAGSEGVFRVTAFEEALKKRFSAKALDGIEVPAEGLNSDIHGSAEYRAHLIGVLTRRAVDAANAKE